A stretch of the Lactuca sativa cultivar Salinas chromosome 9, Lsat_Salinas_v11, whole genome shotgun sequence genome encodes the following:
- the LOC111920550 gene encoding pathogenesis-related homeodomain protein produces MANHKSNEVVNGTPTQGDVSKESGQKKGQTRKKEKIGTHTPRVLRTRSQEKPKAPESVDPSPQDQTSTEKKRKKIKKIKKDQNDEFSKIRAHLRYLLQKMSYEQLFIDAYVGEGWKGQSLEKIRPEKELQRAKSDINRFKLRIRDLFQKIDKSCEEGRFPDTLYDSDGLIDSEDIFCAKCAQTEVKLDNDIILCDGFCDRGFHQFCLDPPLLKEQVPPGDEGWLCPACDCKVDCVDLLNDSMGTDLSINDTWEKVFPETAVSGDNLNDISGLPSDDSEDDDYNPDAPQVAEDEVDVEDPSSDESDDSDFSSASEDLGAIANNNNNNNNNEEQYLGLPSDDSEDDDFNPDKADSDDDDDDDHKAKSSGSDFTSDSEDLGDISKNEVTSAEVVKESVVSEKDEEILKTDMENDDSAPITARRHVQRLDYKKLHDEAYGNVSSDSSDEDFSDSEGPKRRKNTKEAKGEDLNKKQKESDSTTPVRKNGKKVDVEGKNGTSARKGSSAAGSGDKSGAKSSNKKLGEAVTKRLYEIFKENKYPNRNIKENLMKELNLTLNQVSKWFENARRSSKHPEQHKSGVSTPTPGPTPEKSTAKQVNLKKSTTKQENVEKSTTKQENGEKSTAKQENGEKSTTKQENGEKSTPIKSSKRKAKGDNEDMNLKDANSSPLDLSSQSARRSGRVRAKRV; encoded by the exons ATGGCAAATCACAAGAGTAATGAAGTGGTCAATGGAACTCCAACTCAAGGAGATGTAAGCAAGGAATCAGGTCAGAAGAAAGGGCAaacaagaaaaaaagaaaaaatcggTACTCACACTCCAAGGGTATTAAGGACAAGATCGCAAGAGAAACCTAAAGCTCCTGAATCAGTAGATCCTTCTCCACAAGATCAAACAAGCacagaaaagaagagaaagaagataaagaagataaAAAAGGATCAAAATGACGAATTCTCAAAAATAAGAGCACATTTAAGATATTTACTACAGAAAATGAGCTATGAACAACTCTTCATTGATGCTTATGTTGGCGAAGGGTGGAAAGGCCAAAG TTTAGAGAAAATAAGACCAGAGAAGGAGCTTCAACGTGCTAAATCAGATATTAATCGTTTCAAATTGAGAATAAGAGATCTTTTTCAAAAGATTGATAAATCATGTGAAGAAGGAAGGTTTCCAGATACTTTATATGATTCTGATGGGCTAATCGACAGTGAAGAT ATATTTTGTGCAAAATGTGCACAAACAGAAGTGAAACTTGACAATGATATTATTCTTTGTGATGGATTTTGTGATCGTGGATTTCATCAATTTTGCTTGGATCCACCTTTATTGAAAGAACAAG TTCCTCCTGGTGATGAAGGGTGGCTTTGCCCTGCTTGTGATTGCAAGGTTGACTGTGTTGACTTGTTAAATGATTCCATGGGGACAGATTTGTCCATCAATGATACCTGGGAG AAGGTCTTCCCTGAAACTGCAGTATCTGGGGATAACTTAAATGACATTTCAGGGCTTCCCTCTGATGATTCTGAAGATGACGATTATAACCCTGATGCTCCACAGGTAGCAGAAGACGAGGTGGATGTAGAGGATCCAAGCTCTGATGAGTCTGATGACTCTGATTTCTCTTCTGCATCTGAGGATTTGGGAGCTATagcaaataataataacaataataataataatgaagaaCAGTATTTAGGGCTTCCTTCTGATGATTCAGAAGATGATGATTTTAATCCTGATAAAGCAGattcagatgatgatgatgatgatgatcataAGGCCAAAAGTTCTGGATCAGATTTTACATCTGATTCAGAGGATCTTGGTGACATCAGTAAGAATGAAGTGACATCAGCTGAAGTTGTTAAAGAGTCTGTAGTATctgaaaaagatgaagaaatctTGAAAACAGATATGGAAAATGACGATTCTGCCCCTATAACTGCAAGGAGACATGTTCAGAGATTGGACTACAAAAAGCTGCATGAT GAGGCATATGGGAATGTTTCATCGGATTCAAGCGATGAGGATTTTTCTGATTCTGAAGGGCCAAAGAGACGGAAGAATACTAAAGAGGCAAAGGGtgaagacttgaataaaaaacagaAAGAAAGCGACTCTACTACCCCTGTAAGAAAAAATGGTAAGAAGGTAGATGTTGAGGGCAAAAATGGTACTTCAGCACGTAAGGGTTCTTCTGCAGCTGGTTCTGGTGATAAAAGTGGTGCTAAATCATCAAATAAAAAACTTGGGGAAGCTGTTACTAAG AGACTCTATGAAATATTCAAGGAAAACAAATACCCTAACCGAAATATCAAAGAAAATCTAATGAAAGAATTGAATCTCACTCTGAATCAG GTCAGCAAGTGGTTTGAAAATGCTCGTAGGAGTTCTAAGCACCCTGAACAGCACAAAAGTGGAGTAAGTACCCCAACCCCGGGCCCCACACCAGAAAAGTCAACAGCCAAGCAAGTGAATCTGAAAAAGTCAACAACCAAGCAAGAGAATGTGGAAAAGTCAACAACCAAGCAAGAGAATGGAGAAAAGTCAACAGCCAAGCAAGAGAATGGGGAGAAGTCAACAACCAAGCAAGAGAATGGGGAAAAGTCAACGCCCATAAAATCTAGTAAGAGAAAAGCAAAGGGGGATAATGAGGACATGAATTTGAAAGATGCTAATTCATCTCCACTGGATTTATCGAGTCAAAGTGCTCGGAGAAGTGGTAGGGTTCGTGCTAAAAGAGTGTGA
- the LOC111920549 gene encoding uncharacterized protein LOC111920549 isoform X2: MAWRGSISRTLMSATRNSSFRSTPPPLPRLRPPQVSAPRVHSSRLRNPRTLGELGCAQSLMPMVAGARLTSHLTVNVRAFCELSHGLNGKDG, translated from the exons ATGGCATGGCGTGGTTCGATCTCCAGGACATTGATGTCCGCCACAAGAAATTCATCTTTCCGCTCTACTCCGCCGCCCCTCCCTCGCCTCCGTCCTCCTCAGGTTTCCGCTCCCCGCGTCCACTCCAGCCGCCTCCGTAACCCTAG GACCTTGGGAGAATTAGGATGTGCTCAATCTCTGATGCCGATGGTTGCCGGAGCTCGGCTGACGTCTCACCTCACTGTCAATGTGCGCGCGTTCTGCGAGCTGTCTCATG gattgAATGGAAAAGATGGGTGA
- the LOC111920549 gene encoding uncharacterized protein LOC111920549 isoform X3, which produces MAWRGSISRTLMSATRNSSFRSTPPPLPRLRPPQVSAPRVHSSRLRNPRTLGELGCAQSLMPMVAGARLTSHLTVNVRAFCELSHGT; this is translated from the exons ATGGCATGGCGTGGTTCGATCTCCAGGACATTGATGTCCGCCACAAGAAATTCATCTTTCCGCTCTACTCCGCCGCCCCTCCCTCGCCTCCGTCCTCCTCAGGTTTCCGCTCCCCGCGTCCACTCCAGCCGCCTCCGTAACCCTAG GACCTTGGGAGAATTAGGATGTGCTCAATCTCTGATGCCGATGGTTGCCGGAGCTCGGCTGACGTCTCACCTCACTGTCAATGTGCGCGCGTTCTGCGAGCTGTCTCATG GTACTTGA
- the LOC111920549 gene encoding uncharacterized protein LOC111920549 isoform X1, with protein sequence MAWRGSISRTLMSATRNSSFRSTPPPLPRLRPPQVSAPRVHSSRLRNPRTLGELGCAQSLMPMVAGARLTSHLTVNVRAFCELSHGTFCRSCQDR encoded by the exons ATGGCATGGCGTGGTTCGATCTCCAGGACATTGATGTCCGCCACAAGAAATTCATCTTTCCGCTCTACTCCGCCGCCCCTCCCTCGCCTCCGTCCTCCTCAGGTTTCCGCTCCCCGCGTCCACTCCAGCCGCCTCCGTAACCCTAG GACCTTGGGAGAATTAGGATGTGCTCAATCTCTGATGCCGATGGTTGCCGGAGCTCGGCTGACGTCTCACCTCACTGTCAATGTGCGCGCGTTCTGCGAGCTGTCTCATGGTACCTTCTGCCGCTCTTGTCAGGATCGCTAG